Proteins encoded by one window of Rhodobacteraceae bacterium IMCC1335:
- a CDS encoding enoyl-CoA hydratase (Catalyzes the reversible hydration of unsaturated fatty acyl-CoA to beta-hydroxyacyl-CoA): protein MTSFETLDLTSVDAHVLLVRLNRPEVSNAFNTQMAWDLINLFEGLALQPDNTRVVVITGAGEKAFCAGGDLKERNGMSDAAWQAQHLIYERMVRAVIACPLPTIGAINGAAYGGGCELAAAFDFIYASERARFAQTEVRIGIIPGAGGTQTLARAIGERRAKELILSGRVFSAQEAYDWGLANAVCSAQSLLETALEMAKTIAGNAPIAVRQAKQAIHKGLQMGLMDGLAFEIEAYNRTIPTQDRREGVSAFNERRNPVFKGL from the coding sequence ATGACATCATTTGAAACTTTGGATCTTACATCGGTTGATGCGCATGTCTTGCTGGTTCGGTTGAACAGGCCAGAGGTGTCCAACGCGTTCAACACACAGATGGCGTGGGATTTGATCAATCTGTTTGAGGGTTTGGCGCTCCAGCCTGACAACACCCGCGTTGTGGTTATAACCGGTGCGGGTGAAAAAGCCTTTTGCGCCGGCGGTGATCTCAAAGAGCGCAACGGCATGTCCGATGCAGCGTGGCAGGCGCAGCATCTGATTTATGAGCGGATGGTGCGCGCGGTGATTGCCTGCCCGCTTCCAACGATTGGGGCGATCAATGGCGCTGCTTATGGCGGGGGGTGTGAATTGGCGGCGGCGTTTGATTTTATCTATGCTTCTGAGCGCGCGCGCTTTGCGCAAACCGAAGTGCGCATCGGCATCATACCCGGTGCGGGGGGCACGCAAACGCTGGCGCGCGCCATTGGCGAGCGGCGCGCCAAAGAATTGATCCTATCGGGGCGGGTGTTTTCGGCGCAAGAGGCCTATGATTGGGGTCTTGCGAATGCGGTGTGCAGCGCGCAAAGCCTGTTGGAGACAGCGCTTGAGATGGCCAAAACCATCGCTGGAAATGCACCTATTGCGGTGCGTCAAGCCAAGCAAGCGATCCATAAGGGGCTGCAAATGGGCTTGATGGATGGTCTGGCTTTTGAGATTGAAGCCTATAATCGGACGATCCCGACGCAGGATCGCCGCGAAGGGGTTTCGGCTTTTAACGAGCGGCGCAACCCGGTTTTCAAAGGCCTATAG
- the ureC gene encoding urease subunit alpha, with protein sequence MAVNISRRDYAGMYGPTTGDKLRLADTEIFIEVEKDLTTYGEEVKFGGGKVIRDGMGQSQATRAAGAADTVITNALILDYTGIYKADIALRDGRIAAIGKAGNPDTQPNVDIIIGPGTEVIAGEGKILTAGGFDSHIHFICPQQIDDALHSGITTMLGGGTGPAHGTLATTCTPGPWHIARMLQAADALPMNLAFAGKGNASLSAALEEQVLAGACALKLHEDWGTTPAAIDTCLSVADAMDVQVMIHTDTLNESGFVEHTLAAMKGRTIHAFHTEGAGGGHAPDIIRICGEDYVLPSSTNPTRPFTVNTVEEHLDMLMVCHHLDKSIPEDIAFAESRIRRETIAAEDILHDMGAFSIIASDSQAMGRVGEVILRTWQTADKMKRQRGALAEETGDNDNLRARRYMAKYTINPAIAHGISHEIGSIEVGKRADLVLWSPAFFGVKPEMVVMGGSIVCAQMGDPNASIPTPQPVYSRQMFGAFGRAVEHSAVSFVSQAAQAENVREKYGLAKQTLAVQNTRHIGKSDLKLNTATPQVEVNPETYEVRADGELLTCQPAETVPMAQRYFLY encoded by the coding sequence ATGGCAGTCAATATTAGCCGCAGGGATTATGCGGGGATGTATGGGCCAACCACGGGCGATAAGCTGCGCTTGGCCGATACAGAGATTTTCATCGAAGTTGAAAAAGACCTGACGACCTATGGCGAAGAGGTTAAATTTGGCGGCGGCAAAGTGATCCGTGACGGCATGGGGCAATCGCAAGCCACGCGCGCCGCCGGCGCCGCTGATACGGTGATTACCAATGCGCTGATTTTGGATTATACGGGCATTTACAAAGCCGATATCGCGCTGCGCGATGGCCGCATTGCCGCGATCGGCAAGGCTGGCAATCCCGATACGCAGCCCAATGTCGATATTATCATCGGGCCCGGCACCGAGGTGATCGCCGGCGAGGGGAAGATCCTCACAGCCGGCGGGTTTGACAGCCATATTCACTTTATCTGTCCGCAACAGATCGATGACGCCTTGCATTCCGGCATCACCACCATGCTCGGCGGGGGCACCGGCCCCGCGCATGGCACCTTGGCCACCACCTGTACGCCGGGACCTTGGCATATCGCGCGGATGCTGCAGGCAGCCGATGCTCTGCCAATGAATTTGGCCTTTGCAGGCAAAGGCAATGCCTCCTTGTCAGCGGCGCTGGAAGAGCAGGTGCTCGCGGGCGCCTGCGCGCTGAAATTGCATGAGGATTGGGGCACGACACCAGCGGCTATTGATACCTGCCTCAGCGTGGCCGATGCGATGGATGTGCAGGTAATGATCCATACTGACACGTTGAACGAATCAGGATTTGTCGAGCATACGCTTGCCGCCATGAAAGGGCGCACCATCCATGCCTTCCACACCGAAGGCGCTGGCGGCGGTCATGCCCCCGATATTATCCGGATTTGCGGGGAAGACTATGTGCTGCCTTCCTCCACCAACCCCACCCGCCCCTTTACCGTCAACACGGTCGAAGAACATCTTGATATGCTGATGGTCTGCCATCATTTGGATAAATCGATTCCCGAAGATATCGCCTTTGCAGAAAGCCGCATCCGCCGCGAAACCATCGCAGCGGAAGATATATTGCACGATATGGGCGCCTTTAGCATTATTGCCTCAGACAGTCAGGCGATGGGTCGCGTCGGCGAAGTGATCCTGCGCACGTGGCAAACCGCGGATAAAATGAAACGCCAGCGCGGCGCATTGGCCGAAGAAACGGGGGATAATGATAACCTACGGGCCCGCCGCTACATGGCAAAATACACCATCAACCCGGCCATTGCGCATGGGATCTCGCATGAAATCGGTTCGATAGAAGTTGGCAAGCGCGCCGATTTGGTGCTTTGGTCACCGGCCTTCTTTGGCGTTAAACCCGAGATGGTGGTGATGGGTGGCAGTATCGTCTGCGCACAGATGGGCGATCCAAACGCCTCGATCCCGACTCCGCAACCAGTTTATAGCCGGCAAATGTTTGGCGCCTTCGGCCGCGCCGTTGAGCACAGCGCGGTGTCTTTCGTCTCGCAAGCTGCACAGGCAGAGAATGTGCGCGAAAAATACGGGTTGGCCAAACAAACGTTAGCGGTGCAAAACACGCGGCATATTGGCAAATCCGATTTAAAGCTCAACACCGCCACGCCACAGGTTGAAGTAAACCCTGAAACCTATGAAGTGCGCGCTGATGGCGAGTTATTGACCTGCCAGCCGGCAGAAACCGTGCCCATGGCACAGCGCTATTTCTTATATTGA
- a CDS encoding urease subunit beta gives MKPGELVCAAGDITLNECREAVELMVANTGDRPVQVGSHYHFAETNPALEFDRAAAHGQRLNIAAGTAVRFEPGQKRAVSLIKIAGSRRVFGFNGKIMGDL, from the coding sequence ATGAAACCGGGCGAACTGGTCTGCGCCGCGGGCGATATTACCTTGAACGAGTGCCGCGAAGCGGTTGAGTTAATGGTGGCAAACACGGGTGATCGGCCCGTTCAAGTGGGAAGCCATTATCATTTTGCTGAAACCAACCCAGCGCTTGAGTTTGATCGAGCCGCTGCGCACGGACAGCGCTTGAATATTGCTGCCGGCACTGCGGTACGCTTTGAACCGGGGCAGAAGCGCGCGGTCAGCCTGATCAAAATAGCAGGCAGCAGGCGGGTGTTTGGATTTAACGGAAAAATCATGGGGGATCTGTAG
- the urtA gene encoding urea ABC transporter substrate-binding protein: MKNLKNSLAGGVLFSALLSSAVVADTIKVGVLHSLSGTMAISETTLKDTMLMLIEEQNAKGGVLGKQLEAVVVDPASDWPLFAEKARELLTVHEVDVMFGNWTSVSRKSVLPVIEELNGLLFYPVQYEGEESSKNVFYTGAAPNQQAIPATDYFLEELGVEKFALLGTDYVYPRTTNNILESYLISKDIAAEDIFVNYTPFGHSDWSKIVADVVALGADGKKVGVISTINGDANIGFYKELAAAGISADDIPVVAFSVGEEELSGLDTSNLVGHLAAWNYFQSADVEANTEWVAAWKARMGDERVTNDPMEAHYIGFNMWVNAVEAAGSSEVDAVRAKMYGQKFPNLTGGMAEMLPNHHLSKPVLIGEIQADGQFDIISQTSEVPGDAWTDYLPESAVLVSDWPGLECGMYNTQTKSCVQIGSNY, from the coding sequence ATGAAAAATTTAAAAAATTCTTTGGCTGGCGGCGTTCTTTTTAGCGCGCTGTTAAGCTCTGCCGTGGTCGCTGACACGATTAAAGTGGGTGTTTTACATTCCTTATCCGGTACGATGGCGATTTCAGAAACAACGTTGAAAGACACGATGTTGATGTTGATCGAAGAGCAAAATGCCAAGGGCGGTGTTTTGGGCAAGCAATTGGAGGCAGTGGTGGTTGATCCTGCCTCTGATTGGCCTTTATTCGCTGAAAAAGCGCGGGAATTGCTGACTGTGCATGAGGTAGATGTGATGTTTGGCAATTGGACAAGCGTGTCGCGCAAATCCGTTTTGCCGGTGATTGAAGAGTTGAACGGCTTGCTGTTCTATCCGGTTCAATATGAGGGCGAAGAAAGCTCGAAAAACGTCTTTTACACTGGCGCGGCGCCGAACCAACAAGCCATACCAGCAACGGATTACTTCCTCGAAGAGCTGGGCGTTGAAAAATTCGCTTTATTGGGCACCGATTATGTATATCCGCGCACAACCAACAATATTTTGGAAAGCTATCTGATCTCAAAAGATATTGCGGCAGAAGATATCTTTGTGAATTACACGCCCTTTGGCCATTCTGATTGGTCCAAAATCGTGGCTGACGTAGTGGCTTTAGGCGCCGATGGCAAAAAAGTTGGGGTGATTTCCACGATTAATGGCGATGCAAATATCGGCTTTTACAAGGAATTGGCAGCCGCAGGTATTTCGGCAGATGATATTCCGGTGGTTGCGTTTTCGGTGGGGGAAGAAGAACTTTCTGGTTTAGACACGAGCAACCTTGTGGGTCACCTGGCTGCGTGGAATTATTTCCAGTCAGCGGATGTAGAGGCCAATACCGAATGGGTTGCCGCTTGGAAAGCACGTATGGGCGATGAGCGGGTCACGAATGACCCAATGGAAGCGCATTATATCGGGTTTAACATGTGGGTGAATGCGGTTGAAGCTGCGGGCAGTTCAGAGGTTGATGCGGTGCGCGCCAAAATGTACGGCCAAAAATTTCCTAATTTGACCGGTGGAATGGCTGAAATGCTGCCCAACCATCATTTGTCAAAGCCGGTATTGATCGGTGAAATTCAAGCGGATGGTCAGTTTGATATCATCAGCCAAACCAGCGAGGTTCCGGGCGATGCCTGGACAGATTACCTGCCTGAATCCGCCGTTCTGGTGTCTGACTGGCCAGGCCTAGAATGCGGAATGTACAACACGCAAACCAAATCCTGCGTTCAAATCGGTTCAAATTATTAA
- a CDS encoding urease subunit gamma gives MQLTPREKDKLLIAMAAEVARKRLSRGVKLNHPEAIALICDAVVEGARDGRSVSDMMQFGATIVARSDCMDGVPDMIPEVQVEATFPDGTKLVTVHNPIR, from the coding sequence ATGCAATTAACCCCAAGGGAAAAAGATAAGCTGCTGATCGCGATGGCGGCAGAAGTTGCGCGTAAACGCCTGTCACGCGGGGTTAAGCTTAACCATCCCGAAGCGATAGCGCTGATTTGCGATGCCGTTGTTGAGGGCGCGCGCGATGGACGCAGCGTTTCAGATATGATGCAATTTGGCGCCACCATCGTTGCCCGCAGCGATTGTATGGATGGGGTGCCCGATATGATCCCCGAAGTGCAAGTGGAAGCAACATTTCCAGATGGCACCAAGCTCGTCACCGTTCACAACCCCATTCGATAG
- a CDS encoding urease accessory protein UreD: MADGSSRLKDLFQNGCLKALFPNQPDHLEAVLINTSGGITGGDHLSFDAKAEPQAHITLTTQACERIYKAQPDSIGRVETSLSIAPEASLNWVPQETLFYDKGGLSRRLTIRMHHSAKLLMVEPVIFGRHAMGETQISGFFRDQIDLWVDEALVYRDVALLSGDITAKLARPAVAAGLGAMANILYRAPDATHLCRAIQTQLNDTSGCSLIAPDLCVLRVLAHDGYALRQIMLPILDRLTQNTLPKCWRL, encoded by the coding sequence ATGGCGGATGGTTCAAGCCGTTTGAAGGATCTGTTTCAAAACGGCTGTTTGAAAGCTTTGTTTCCCAACCAACCGGATCATCTGGAAGCGGTTCTGATCAATACATCGGGCGGCATAACCGGCGGCGATCATTTATCCTTTGACGCAAAAGCCGAACCGCAGGCGCATATCACGCTGACAACCCAAGCCTGCGAACGTATCTATAAAGCTCAACCCGATAGCATAGGGCGCGTCGAAACCTCGCTTAGCATTGCCCCAGAAGCCTCGTTAAACTGGGTGCCTCAAGAAACGCTTTTTTATGATAAAGGGGGATTGAGCCGTCGCTTAACCATCCGCATGCATCACAGCGCGAAGCTGTTGATGGTTGAGCCGGTTATCTTCGGCCGTCATGCAATGGGCGAAACGCAAATTTCTGGGTTTTTCCGCGATCAGATTGACCTCTGGGTAGATGAGGCCTTGGTGTATCGCGATGTGGCGCTGCTATCTGGTGATATTACCGCAAAACTTGCCCGCCCCGCAGTTGCTGCCGGTCTTGGTGCCATGGCCAACATACTCTACCGCGCGCCCGATGCAACGCACCTTTGCCGCGCAATCCAAACCCAGCTCAACGACACGTCAGGATGCAGCCTCATCGCGCCTGATCTTTGTGTGCTGCGGGTTTTAGCGCATGACGGCTACGCGCTGCGTCAAATCATGTTGCCGATCTTGGATCGCCTCACGCAAAACACCCTGCCAAAATGTTGGAGATTATAA
- the urtD gene encoding urea ABC transporter ATP-binding protein UrtD yields the protein MSSLLEVSGVSVSFDGFKAINNLSFQIAAAELRAIIGPNGAGKTTFMDIVTGKTRPDTGVVKWGDKSVDLLSLDEAQIAQAGVGRKFQKPTVFEDQTVFENLLLALKNHRNVFRVLFYKRRKSDHQKVADLARDISLDSELHRLAGELSHGQKQWLEIGMLLAQDPKLLLVDEPAAGMTATEREKTTAMLVKAAKTRAVVVVEHDMDFVRRLDCKVTVLHEGAVLAEGRLDHVTANQDVLDVYLGR from the coding sequence ATGAGCTCGCTTTTAGAAGTGTCTGGCGTTTCGGTCAGCTTTGATGGCTTTAAGGCCATCAACAACTTGTCTTTTCAGATCGCAGCGGCAGAGTTGCGGGCGATTATTGGCCCGAATGGAGCTGGCAAAACCACCTTTATGGATATTGTCACGGGCAAGACGCGCCCCGATACGGGGGTTGTGAAATGGGGCGATAAAAGCGTTGATTTGTTGTCGTTGGATGAAGCACAGATTGCGCAAGCAGGGGTGGGGCGTAAATTTCAGAAACCAACCGTGTTTGAAGATCAAACGGTCTTTGAAAACCTGTTATTGGCGTTGAAAAACCATCGTAATGTGTTTCGCGTCTTGTTTTATAAGCGCCGTAAGTCTGATCACCAAAAAGTGGCAGATTTGGCGCGTGATATCTCGCTTGATAGCGAATTGCACCGTCTGGCGGGCGAGTTGAGCCATGGCCAGAAGCAATGGCTCGAGATTGGCATGTTACTGGCGCAGGATCCAAAACTGTTGCTGGTAGATGAACCGGCAGCCGGTATGACCGCAACCGAGCGCGAAAAGACAACGGCGATGCTGGTCAAGGCCGCAAAAACCCGTGCTGTGGTGGTTGTGGAGCATGATATGGATTTTGTCAGGCGGCTTGACTGCAAAGTGACGGTTTTACACGAAGGCGCGGTGCTGGCCGAGGGGCGGTTGGATCACGTGACCGCCAATCAAGACGTGCTGGATGTGTATTTAGGAAGGTAA
- the ureG gene encoding urease accessory protein UreG has product MSKMNGPVRIGIGGPVGAGKTSLTAALARRLSQRYSIGVITNDIYTREDAEALMRLQILPEDRVIGVETGGCPHTAIREDASINLSAIAELEARHPEIEIVIIESGGDNLSATFSPELADLTVYVIDVAAGEEIPRKGGPAVTKSDILVINKTDLAPYVGADLEVMRRDASAQRQEKPFFFTQIKHDQGVQPIEKHLLDLAGL; this is encoded by the coding sequence ATGAGTAAAATGAATGGACCAGTTCGCATTGGGATCGGAGGCCCCGTTGGGGCGGGTAAAACCTCGCTCACGGCCGCCCTGGCGCGGCGCCTGTCACAACGGTATTCGATTGGGGTGATTACCAATGATATTTATACCCGCGAGGATGCAGAAGCCTTGATGCGGTTGCAGATTCTACCCGAAGATCGGGTGATCGGTGTCGAAACAGGGGGCTGCCCGCATACCGCAATTCGCGAGGATGCCTCGATCAACCTCTCTGCCATCGCCGAGTTAGAAGCCCGCCATCCCGAAATTGAAATCGTGATAATCGAAAGCGGTGGAGATAATCTATCGGCGACGTTCAGCCCAGAATTGGCGGATCTGACGGTTTATGTGATTGATGTGGCCGCGGGAGAAGAAATTCCACGCAAAGGCGGCCCTGCCGTGACAAAATCGGATATTTTGGTGATCAATAAAACCGATCTGGCGCCCTATGTTGGTGCCGATTTAGAGGTGATGCGTCGCGATGCCTCCGCGCAGCGTCAGGAAAAGCCGTTTTTCTTTACTCAAATCAAACATGATCAAGGCGTGCAGCCGATTGAAAAACACCTGTTGGATCTGGCGGGCCTATAA
- a CDS encoding urea ABC transporter permease subunit UrtC, producing the protein MTSFKIPPSALIFLSGLAIFTIIVSVLSEGMGGGVISTSFIKTIGKTLCLCLAAIAMDLVWGYCGILSLGHFAFFGLGGYMIGMWLMYARTQTIVATSMAQAEIPPTPQEVIEGIGTQIFGVVGSSEFPMIWAVADSLFLQLVLVVALPGALAFLFGWLAFRSRVTGVYLSILTQAFTLALSLYLFQNESGLRGNNGLSGLQNLPYVSAGQDQVALWFLWGSAAALGLGYLFISFIVGGKFGSVIRAIRDNEARVRFLGYQVEHYKLAIFTVTACIAGIAGALYYPQAGIVNPAEMAPIASIYLAVWVAIGGRGRLYGAVIGAAFVSLLSTWFTGGQAPDLSLGFGVIKWVDWWQVLLGVSFVLVTLFAPKGIGGLFDLLFMRRR; encoded by the coding sequence ATGACCAGTTTTAAAATCCCGCCTTCGGCATTGATCTTCCTATCAGGCTTGGCCATTTTTACGATCATCGTTTCCGTTTTGTCGGAAGGAATGGGGGGCGGCGTGATTTCGACATCCTTCATCAAAACCATCGGCAAAACATTGTGTTTGTGCCTTGCGGCCATCGCGATGGATTTGGTTTGGGGGTATTGTGGCATATTATCCTTGGGGCATTTCGCTTTTTTCGGGCTGGGCGGCTATATGATTGGTATGTGGCTGATGTATGCGCGCACCCAAACCATTGTGGCAACATCAATGGCGCAAGCGGAAATTCCGCCCACCCCGCAAGAGGTGATTGAGGGGATCGGCACGCAAATTTTTGGGGTGGTGGGCAGCAGCGAATTTCCAATGATTTGGGCCGTTGCGGATAGCTTGTTTTTGCAGCTTGTCTTGGTGGTGGCTTTGCCCGGCGCTTTGGCTTTTTTGTTTGGATGGTTGGCGTTTCGGTCGCGGGTAACGGGCGTTTATCTGTCAATTTTGACCCAAGCTTTCACTTTGGCGCTGTCATTATACTTGTTTCAAAATGAAAGTGGCTTGCGCGGCAATAATGGCTTATCGGGTTTGCAAAACCTGCCTTATGTGAGCGCGGGCCAAGATCAGGTGGCCTTGTGGTTTCTTTGGGGCTCGGCGGCAGCGCTTGGGTTGGGCTATCTTTTTATCAGCTTCATTGTGGGCGGAAAATTTGGATCGGTTATTCGGGCCATTCGCGATAATGAGGCGCGCGTGCGGTTTCTCGGTTATCAAGTGGAACATTATAAACTTGCTATTTTCACCGTAACGGCCTGCATCGCGGGCATTGCTGGGGCGCTATATTATCCGCAAGCCGGTATCGTAAACCCGGCAGAAATGGCCCCGATTGCCTCAATTTATCTGGCCGTTTGGGTGGCGATTGGCGGGCGTGGGCGCCTTTATGGTGCGGTGATCGGGGCGGCGTTTGTCAGCTTGTTATCCACTTGGTTTACAGGTGGGCAGGCCCCGGATCTATCGCTGGGGTTTGGTGTGATCAAATGGGTGGATTGGTGGCAGGTTTTGCTGGGCGTGTCTTTTGTTTTGGTAACGCTCTTCGCACCCAAGGGGATCGGTGGCCTGTTCGATTTACTCTTTATGAGAAGGCGCTGA
- the urtE gene encoding urea ABC transporter ATP-binding subunit UrtE → MLETSKINLFYGKSQILYDIDLQAQKGQVTCVLGTNGVGKTSLMRAISGAHAVAAGHIQLDGQDLTRLTPFKRAQSGVAYVPQGRDIFPLLSVEENLQTGYSCLPPKDHKIPDHIYEMFPVLKKMKARKGGDLSGGQQQQLAIARALITRPKLLILDEPTEGIQPNIISQIGEVIELLKQQGDMAIILVEQYFDFAFSLADRFYTLKRGRVTMAAEKSKVTRKDVLANVTV, encoded by the coding sequence ATGCTTGAGACCTCAAAAATCAACCTGTTTTATGGGAAGTCGCAAATCCTTTATGATATCGATTTGCAGGCCCAAAAAGGCCAGGTAACCTGCGTGCTGGGCACAAATGGTGTGGGCAAAACCAGCTTGATGCGGGCCATATCGGGCGCGCATGCGGTGGCGGCTGGCCATATTCAATTGGATGGGCAGGATTTAACCCGTTTGACCCCCTTTAAACGCGCCCAATCTGGGGTGGCCTATGTGCCACAGGGCCGCGATATTTTTCCCTTGCTGAGCGTCGAAGAAAACCTGCAAACCGGTTATTCTTGCTTGCCGCCCAAAGATCACAAAATCCCCGATCATATTTACGAAATGTTTCCAGTTTTAAAGAAAATGAAAGCGCGCAAGGGTGGCGATTTATCGGGCGGCCAGCAACAGCAATTGGCGATTGCCCGCGCGTTGATTACCCGTCCCAAATTACTGATTCTAGATGAACCGACCGAGGGCATACAGCCCAATATTATCAGCCAAATCGGTGAGGTGATTGAACTGCTGAAACAGCAGGGGGATATGGCGATTATTTTGGTGGAACAATATTTTGATTTCGCCTTCAGTCTCGCAGACCGATTTTATACGTTAAAACGCGGCCGGGTGACCATGGCAGCTGAAAAATCTAAGGTCACGCGCAAGGATGTTTTGGCCAATGTCACCGTGTGA
- a CDS encoding urease accessory protein UreF — translation MSTNKTFLTALQWLSPAFPIGGFAYSHGLEWAIEKRHVTDQTSLQNWLQDLLGLGSARSDAILLALAFESENKAELIHVNQLALALSASAERRSETLLQGQAFGKTIREVWGQDCTDLCYPVALGAAARRENLIKEDIIAAYLHAFSANLISAAIRLVPLGQTQGQHILLALTPEINACAAEASGANEDDLSSTTFLSDVASMRHETLHTRIFRT, via the coding sequence ATGAGCACTAACAAAACCTTTCTCACGGCACTGCAATGGCTATCACCGGCGTTTCCAATCGGCGGCTTTGCCTATTCACATGGCTTGGAATGGGCCATCGAAAAGCGCCATGTGACGGATCAAACCAGCCTACAAAACTGGCTGCAAGATCTGCTTGGGCTTGGATCTGCGCGCAGCGATGCCATTTTACTGGCCCTGGCCTTTGAATCGGAAAACAAGGCAGAATTGATCCATGTGAACCAGCTTGCCTTGGCTTTATCAGCCAGTGCCGAGCGGCGCAGTGAAACGCTTTTGCAAGGGCAGGCGTTTGGCAAAACGATCCGCGAAGTGTGGGGGCAGGACTGCACTGATCTATGCTATCCGGTGGCGCTAGGGGCGGCGGCACGGCGCGAAAACCTGATCAAAGAAGACATAATTGCCGCTTATTTACACGCATTCAGCGCCAATTTAATTTCAGCGGCCATACGGCTTGTGCCCTTAGGCCAAACACAAGGCCAACACATCTTATTGGCGCTCACCCCTGAAATCAACGCCTGCGCAGCAGAGGCAAGCGGCGCCAATGAAGACGATCTGAGCAGCACAACCTTTCTTTCTGATGTCGCCTCAATGCGGCATGAAACGCTTCACACACGGATTTTTAGAACATGA
- a CDS encoding urease accessory protein UreE has translation MFPIAQSLQTDPPTGAANYTCSLTYEERFLRRRKLSTDCGKNFVVDLPKTTDLKQGDHLLLSNKETVKILAKQEKLIAITGPNLLQLAWHIGNRHTPCQIEAERLLICHDHVIEDMITRLGGTTKVVHEAFTPAGGAYGMGRTHSHDHGNIDHIHHYMHGDHSQHEHEHEH, from the coding sequence ATGTTTCCAATCGCTCAATCATTGCAAACAGATCCGCCAACCGGGGCCGCAAATTACACCTGTTCTCTGACTTATGAGGAACGGTTTTTGCGGCGCCGCAAACTCAGCACGGATTGTGGCAAAAACTTTGTGGTGGATCTGCCCAAAACCACCGATCTAAAGCAGGGCGATCACCTGCTGCTGTCGAATAAAGAAACCGTTAAAATTCTTGCCAAGCAAGAAAAGCTGATCGCCATCACCGGGCCTAATCTGCTGCAATTGGCTTGGCATATCGGCAACCGTCATACCCCCTGCCAGATCGAAGCAGAGCGGTTATTGATCTGCCATGACCATGTGATTGAGGATATGATCACAAGGCTTGGCGGGACAACCAAGGTTGTGCACGAAGCCTTCACCCCCGCCGGCGGCGCTTATGGGATGGGGCGTACCCATAGCCATGATCATGGCAATATTGACCATATTCATCACTACATGCACGGGGATCATAGCCAGCATGAGCATGAGCATGAGCACTAA